The following are encoded in a window of Methanobacterium sp. genomic DNA:
- a CDS encoding 50S ribosomal protein L21e translates to MVRRSRGSRSKTRYKLKKSIRVSRANPISKKIQTFDESDLVHIIIDPSVQKGQPHPRFHGKTGKVTEKRGRAYIVDINDGNKAKKLIIRPEHLKIQE, encoded by the coding sequence ATGGTAAGAAGATCCAGAGGTTCAAGAAGTAAGACACGATATAAACTTAAAAAGAGTATAAGAGTTAGTAGAGCAAATCCAATTTCTAAAAAAATACAGACTTTCGATGAAAGTGATCTTGTTCATATAATAATTGATCCAAGCGTGCAAAAAGGTCAACCACACCCTCGCTTCCATGGTAAAACAGGAAAAGTAACTGAAAAACGAGGAAGAGCTTACATAGTAGACATTAATGATGGCAACAAAGCTAAAAAGTTAATTATAAGGCCAGAACATCTTAAAATACAAGAGTGA
- a CDS encoding RNA polymerase Rpb4 family protein, with product MIGKKVIDTDPITTAEVKKVLEELSKHHELTYEQNLALDHVTKFSKIDEESANKMVEELAETLKKTQAVKIADIMPEDMADLRLLFAKERGTYKKEDLEKILEIVNRYR from the coding sequence ATGATTGGGAAAAAAGTTATTGACACTGACCCTATCACCACTGCAGAAGTAAAAAAAGTGCTGGAAGAACTTTCTAAGCACCATGAACTCACATATGAGCAGAATCTTGCTTTGGATCATGTTACGAAGTTTTCAAAGATCGATGAAGAATCTGCAAATAAAATGGTTGAAGAACTTGCAGAAACACTCAAAAAAACTCAAGCTGTTAAAATTGCAGATATAATGCCTGAAGATATGGCTGATCTAAGGCTGTTATTTGCAAAAGAAAGGGGCACATACAAAAAAGAAGATCTGGAGAAGATACTGGAAATAGTGAACAGGTACAGATAA
- a CDS encoding DUF655 domain-containing protein, with product MEEYAIILDYLPLGYIKEGIPTYKRKPVAQAIGKEEFTLLELIPKENVTLDIHQKVYIGSGKREEIARVNRRLKYDDLTATARVELNYVIEEIIKAKEDKFVEFFNEAGPVSTRLHQLELLPGIGKKHMWDIIKARKEKPFQSFDDIKKRVAMLSDPVKLISKRILLELEATEDKRGKRKYILFTRPRLK from the coding sequence ATGGAAGAATATGCAATTATTCTGGATTATCTTCCTTTAGGTTACATTAAAGAAGGTATACCCACATATAAAAGAAAGCCTGTAGCACAGGCAATAGGTAAGGAAGAATTTACCCTCCTGGAACTTATCCCCAAAGAGAATGTAACTCTGGATATACACCAGAAAGTCTACATAGGTTCAGGAAAACGTGAAGAGATAGCCCGAGTAAATAGAAGGCTTAAATATGACGACCTCACAGCAACAGCCAGGGTTGAATTGAATTACGTCATAGAAGAAATTATTAAGGCTAAAGAAGATAAATTCGTTGAATTTTTTAACGAAGCTGGTCCAGTATCAACCAGACTACACCAGCTGGAACTTCTACCTGGAATCGGAAAAAAACACATGTGGGATATTATTAAAGCAAGGAAAGAAAAACCTTTCCAAAGCTTTGATGATATCAAAAAAAGAGTTGCAATGTTATCAGACCCGGTAAAGCTTATTTCAAAGAGAATTTTATTAGAGCTTGAAGCTACAGAGGATAAAAGGGGAAAACGAAAGTATATACTCTTTACAAGACCTCGCTTAAAATAG